The proteins below are encoded in one region of Corvus hawaiiensis isolate bCorHaw1 chromosome 3, bCorHaw1.pri.cur, whole genome shotgun sequence:
- the LOC125323246 gene encoding uncharacterized protein LOC125323246 isoform X2 encodes MMSELEASDRWSAAFKLLVQCDRDPWGKRSRSNSFRWKLPQQHDAFGPYVSMHPSVLFCPFSPKKVCPATTASASECGWSRRAEDPGILRSHQLREYGLLRAGTSQMVRRPSFVPEADGLNPWQSAPYQEVMLDIGSQGRWSEVVHLQDVLALDAGGCKPKVLLPPWACQGPEASRFVLATSRVRSRFEVP; translated from the exons ATGATGTCTGAGCTGGAGGCTTCTGATAG GTGGTCTGCAGCATTCAAACTGCTGGTCCAGTGTGACAGAGACCCTTGGGGAAAGAGGTCACGGTCAAACAGTTTCAGATGGAAACTACCCCAGCAACATGATGCTTTTGGACCCTACGTCAGCATGCatccttctgttttgttttgccccTTCTCCCCCAAGAAG gtgtGCCCTGCGACGACGGCGTCGGCCTCTGAGTGTGGCTGGAGCAGGCGGGCCGAGGACCCGGGCATTCTTAGGAGCCA CCAACTAAGAGAGTATGGCCTACTGAGGGCAGGAACTTCCCAGATGGTGAGGCGGCCGTCTTTTGTACCCG aggcagacggattaaatccgtggcagagtgCCCCATAccag gaagTAATGCTGGATATTGGCAGTCAAGGGCGATGGAGCGAG gtggtccACTTGCAGGATGTCCTGGCCCTGGATGCTGGAGGGTGCAAGCCTAAG gtgctgctgccgcCCTGGGCGTGCCAAGGGCCAGAGGCGAGCAG GTTTGTCCTGGCCACCTCCAGAGTCAGATCAAGATTTGAG GTACCGTGA